CAATATTTTatctatatatttgatcaaagtttaAAAATGTTAATAAGAATTGTATCGTTTCTTGGACAGAGGTTGTGTATAATTTAGACCGGAGCCGGTATATATAAAAAAATCCGGTGGACTCCACGAGGGAGAATTCAAATAACGTGGGCGGGTGTGAACGAGGACGACTGCGCTGGATGCCATGATAGAATCTTTTCTTTTGGAATCGTCCTTTGCTGCTCTCGAAAGATAAAACAAAGAATCGTCCTTGGCTCCTTGCTAGTCTGAACGTGTCTTTATTTCCTTTAATCATTTCGGCGCCCATGCATCGTTCACTCTACATAGATACCATACGTGAGCGTGACAAGCTCAAGGGTTGTTTGATtcaagctactaaactttagtagctactaaacggtttagtcatTTTTAGTAACTCTAGAGTTACTAGAGAGAACTAAAACACTTTTAGaagcttttagtcatagcgtttgattaaaaagttactaaaatgACTGGCTGCGACCGCACTGAACGGCCTCCTCCCCAAGCTTGGTTCCCTTCTGGTGGGTGAGTACAATCTTCAGAAGCGTGTGAGAGGGGAGATCCGGTTCCTCAAGGACGAGATGGAGAGGATGCAGGCGGCCCTCAACGTCTTGTCCAAGCAGCCAGCAGATTGCGTTAGCGATCTTGACAAGCTGTGGGCGAGGGATTTGAAGGAGCTGTCCTACGACATAGAGGACAGCGTGGATACATTCATGCTGCGTGTGGATGGTGCTCACGCGAATCCACGCAGATTGACTGGTTTCAGGAGGTTCATCGATAAGATCGGCCTCATTGACAAGATGAAGTTGGTAAAACAGGCCAAGGTTCGTCGCCGGGTCGCCATGGAGCTCGAAGACATCAAGACCCGTGTCACAGAGGTGGCTGCTAGGAGGGAGAGGTACACTACCGTCCCCACAGAGCAGCCTGACACAAAAGCCATCATCGATCCGCGCATCCAAGCTCTCTTTGAAGATGTGCCCGACCTCGTTGGCATCGATGGCCCCGCAGAGAGGCTTGCCAGCTTGCTGACGCAAGGGAGGGAGAACCTTATGGTTGCCTCGATTGTTGGACTAGGAGGCCTTGGTAAGACGACGCTTGCCAATTCTGTGTATCAAAGACTCGGAAGCCAATTCAAGTGTCAAGCTTTCGTCTCAGTGTCACTTAAGCCAGACATAAAGAGGACCTTAAGCAGCATACTACGTCAAGTCAGGACTAACAACTGCACCGACGACGGTGAAAAAGATCCCGCCAACGCCAACGACGGAGAAAAAGATCCCGAGGAACTTATAAGGAGTATAAGGAAATGCCTCAATGACAAGAGGTACTTCCTCCGCTCTTGCTTACTTGCCGGTTTTTGAGTTTTTATTATGTTATATATCTTTGAGATCGAGACAATACGTATTAAATTATATATGTAAAAATATGTCTAACTTAGGAAAATGTTTCAAAGAGTGACCATTAGAACCTAGACATACGTATATTGTGTATTAAGGTCTGTTTGGATCAACTAGTACTAAATATAGTTAATCGTTACTAACAATTAGCTAACTAATTTTTAGCAGGAAGTAGTTTGAATCCACCTACTaatatcttactattactaactTGGAGGCTCCACTTTAGTCCACAACAGaagcaaaacaaaaaaaagataAATTTTAGAAATTGTCATGGTAATTAAAAACATTTTGCCTATAATTTATAGTctaatcatcatcattattattaaTAATAACCATAGAATATATTCTACTTTATTAAAAAATTTCCACCACTGTCATTAtcaaaaatacataaagtaaccaCATAATTTTATCTCTAAAGTACCCACCTATGCCAATGTCAAACCTAATTTAAAATAACCTCCTagatttgtatctaaattatccacctttgtcattataaaagataatttCAGATACCCCCTAACTGTTTTACAAATTACACATGTtcaccattatgaaagataatgtaAAGTAAAACCctatgtttgtattcaaattacaCATGTGTGCCGTTACAAAAGAAAATATACAGTAACATTTTAATTTATATCTAAAATATCCACCTATcataaaaaataaacaaaaactatATCTAAAATCTAAAATAGATACTAATTTAAGCTATCATCACAAAGATAATTCAATATCcataaagtatatatatatatatatatatatatatatatatatatatatatatatatatatatatacatttctAAATTACACACATCTACAACCGCTAAGTTGAACATAGCATAATTTTATATGTTGCACCCTGTAGACCAAGAAACATGCATACATtaagataaatatttattttcgTAGCTTATCAAGCATGGAAAATTGTTCATTAACAAACCCCATAGTAATGACACTAGTAATTCACTTTGAATTGTCATTCTCAATAAGTTTATACATTTTGATTAAAATATTATGTGATATGAATATTGGTTATTTAATTTTAAGCACTCTATATTTTCTAAAACAATGTTGCTACACATATAATTATGTGGTATATCAAATTCAACATATTGAGTGCCATGGTGCAAGCTGAAATGATAATTTACGCCATTGCAAGAATCAAAATGTTAATCAAAGCTCCTAAAATTTTAATCAAAGATACAATAAGCACTAGTGTTTCAGCTTAACATATATGGATAAAAATTACAACAACTAGACAAAGAGTTGAATGCTGAATTATAGATTCATGATCTCACATAAAGGGATGCAATAAGAGTTTATACAACTTAAGCTTaggtttcaactaaatacatatcaGCATAGAAAAAATAAGTCCTAGAAATTTTAAATAGAGGTCTCTAATGGAGCCTTCATGTTATCCTCATGAGACCTActtaaaaaaaagataaatcctaaaAATTATCACAAAAATGAAAATATTTGGCCATCAATTTCCTTGACTCTAATAACTATTGATAATATAATAGCCATTAGATCTATTCTATTTTGTAAATAATTATGCATCTCTACTATTGTAAACAATATAAGGTAACCAATGAATCTATACTTAAATTACCCATCCATAGCCCTTAAGAAACATGATCCAAAGTACATTTAATTTTGCATCTAATTAGCTACATACTATTATGATAGATAGTCAATGTAATCCTTTAAACTTGCATCAAATTAACCCCTACTTTCATTATTGAGAAAATACTAAGACTAGTCTCAATGGGAGTTGCCATAGAAGTTTCATACGCATTAAATAAGCTGATGTGGCATAGTTTAAATGAAGAGAGAGATGGAAatagtttcatggggatgaaacttgTTTACATTGTTTCCAACACCAAGGAGTCTTGGAAACAGAGCCATAAAACTCCCACTGAGACTAGCATAAATGTCTCCTCAAACCTACATCTAAATTATGAATATCTTTTTATTACAAAAATGTTTAAATAACCATAAACGACACATACTGTTATATGTTACCCACTTTCTATTTATATTAATATATTAAAATTTGAATAAAGTAAATATACAAGTTGTGTCCATCATGTAGATCAAGTAAGCATGCATGTATGATAGATCAATAAATATGTTACGTTTCAGCCAACACGAAAAACATTTCCTTAACAACGCATATGTAGTAACAAATTATTTAAAATGTTATAACCATTGACATACAATTTATATAAGTTAGTGCTTTAGATATACTTATACATGTTATTTATAATGTTTTCGCTTATCTATATTAATAATATAGCCATTAGTACACATAATCTTTGATATGAAAATTCATACACCTTGAGAACTAGGGGAGGTTAAAGCATACCACATGTAGTGCTTGTTTGGCACTGGCTCCTTTGAGTGCTCCTCCGAAGAAGCCAAAGC
This sequence is a window from Miscanthus floridulus cultivar M001 chromosome 10, ASM1932011v1, whole genome shotgun sequence. Protein-coding genes within it:
- the LOC136484826 gene encoding disease resistance protein RGA5-like; its protein translation is MERMQAALNVLSKQPADCVSDLDKLWARDLKELSYDIEDSVDTFMLRVDGAHANPRRLTGFRRFIDKIGLIDKMKLVKQAKVRRRVAMELEDIKTRVTEVAARRERYTTVPTEQPDTKAIIDPRIQALFEDVPDLVGIDGPAERLASLLTQGRENLMVASIVGLGGLGKTTLANSVYQRLGSQFKCQAFVSVSLKPDIKRTLSSILRQVRTNNCTDDGEKDPANANDGEKDPEELIRSIRKCLNDKRYFIVIDDLWDESAWKLSSVL